The Ruania alba genome window below encodes:
- a CDS encoding type II toxin-antitoxin system PemK/MazF family toxin produces MTAARVLRSRSNVVQVVPLMRTVRQSAVEIVIEPDGHNGLHRRCSAQCQYVRSVATRRVIDRWGNVGPLVLRQVRGPLSLVLDT; encoded by the coding sequence GTGACTGCCGCGAGGGTCCTGCGCAGCCGGTCGAACGTCGTCCAGGTAGTACCGCTGATGCGTACCGTCCGGCAGAGTGCTGTTGAGATCGTGATTGAGCCTGACGGCCACAATGGGCTCCATCGCCGGTGTTCAGCGCAGTGTCAGTACGTGAGATCGGTGGCCACGCGCCGTGTGATCGACCGCTGGGGAAACGTAGGCCCGCTTGTCCTGCGTCAGGTGCGCGGCCCGCTGTCGCTGGTGCTGGACACCTGA
- a CDS encoding GDSL-type esterase/lipase family protein codes for MIEYTLDDDALHWTGLVSLEHRATDRWQPWRLPTDAGLDTLSPMLASRARMASGACTRLATDATALELTILATEDQGDRRPVDIVAGGTVVASLLPDESGQVHTDLPAGSKEVEIWWPHWGELTLGPLRTNAPIRASGWRPALRWVTYGSSITHCRSADSPTGTWPALVARAHDWDLTSLGFGGQCHLDPAAIRTIRDRPADLISLCLGINIQGGGTFNARTLGPQVAGAIERIREGHPDTPIAVITPIASPDREQQPGGGGLTLAEVRQIVGEAAANVIERGDPDLHIVDGLQIIGPDDAHLMPDGLHPGPEGYRLMAERIGPVLGGIAGQGAPS; via the coding sequence ATGATCGAGTACACGCTGGACGACGACGCACTGCACTGGACCGGCCTGGTGAGCCTGGAACACCGCGCCACCGATCGTTGGCAGCCCTGGCGGCTACCCACTGATGCCGGACTCGACACGCTGTCGCCGATGCTGGCCTCGCGTGCGCGAATGGCGTCGGGCGCGTGCACCCGGCTGGCGACCGACGCCACCGCGCTGGAACTGACCATCCTTGCGACCGAGGACCAGGGAGATCGTCGGCCGGTCGACATCGTCGCCGGCGGCACCGTCGTCGCCAGCCTGCTACCCGACGAATCCGGTCAGGTGCACACCGACCTCCCCGCTGGTTCGAAAGAGGTCGAGATCTGGTGGCCCCACTGGGGTGAGCTGACTCTCGGCCCGCTCCGCACCAATGCGCCGATCCGGGCGTCCGGATGGCGCCCTGCGCTGCGCTGGGTGACCTACGGCAGTTCGATCACCCATTGCCGCAGCGCCGACTCCCCCACCGGCACCTGGCCCGCGCTCGTCGCCCGCGCACACGACTGGGACCTGACCTCGCTGGGATTCGGGGGCCAGTGTCACCTCGACCCGGCGGCCATCCGCACGATCCGGGACCGCCCGGCCGACCTGATCTCCCTGTGCCTGGGGATCAACATCCAGGGCGGCGGCACCTTCAACGCCCGCACCCTGGGCCCGCAGGTGGCCGGTGCGATCGAGCGGATCCGGGAGGGACACCCGGACACCCCGATCGCCGTGATCACGCCGATCGCCTCACCCGACCGGGAGCAGCAGCCGGGCGGAGGCGGTCTGACGCTCGCCGAGGTTCGGCAGATCGTGGGCGAGGCGGCCGCGAACGTGATCGAGCGCGGGGATCCTGATCTCCATATCGTCGACGGCCTGCAGATCATCGGCCCCGACGACGCCCATCTCATGCCCGACGGGCTGCACCCCGGCCCGGAGGGGTACCGGCTGATGGCCGAGCGGATCGGGCCGGTTCTGGGCGGCATTGCTGGGCAGGGCGCCCCCTCCTGA
- a CDS encoding FAD-dependent oxidoreductase yields MSFIETPLQDQLEAAAQDSRPTLIVGAGIAGTAIAQLLRRAGQHPVLIERAAPAAISGGYMLALMPMVDAAMEDLGIRDSYRSASVPMNRYQVRSRNGKVLRTDPIAEVLSQYGDYRGISRGDLLDVLTTDHAPVTSQTTVTALQEEPDAVTATLRTGPQETEASFAVVIIADGINSTTRDLLETDTTRVETGWGGWVVWAPEDESMDLGEELWGTDFFLGTYPVAGAIGVFLGGDVEDTAAGPEAFVQGIRRQVPSPGPRAEAALEAVLADPDPYFWPLDDVRADRWTTGRTVLLGDAAAGFLPTAGIGAGMAMESAWVLARMLDQPDGGSSTPDLLTSFEARQRPRVEAAQDNSRQLARLMFRRSRVWAIVRDLVVQRVSVATALGPIRKLLADLPTPDARVP; encoded by the coding sequence GTGAGCTTCATCGAGACACCACTACAGGACCAGCTGGAGGCTGCCGCTCAGGACTCCCGGCCCACTCTCATCGTCGGCGCCGGCATCGCTGGCACCGCGATCGCCCAGCTCCTCCGCCGCGCCGGTCAGCACCCGGTCCTGATCGAGCGTGCGGCCCCGGCAGCAATCAGCGGCGGCTACATGCTCGCCCTGATGCCCATGGTCGACGCCGCCATGGAGGACCTCGGCATCCGTGACAGCTACCGCTCGGCCAGCGTCCCCATGAACCGCTACCAGGTGCGCTCCCGCAACGGAAAGGTCCTGCGCACCGACCCGATCGCCGAGGTCCTCAGCCAGTACGGCGACTACCGCGGCATCAGCCGCGGCGACCTCCTCGACGTCCTCACCACCGACCACGCCCCGGTGACCAGCCAAACCACCGTCACGGCACTGCAAGAAGAGCCGGACGCTGTCACGGCTACCCTGCGTACAGGACCGCAGGAGACCGAGGCGAGCTTCGCCGTCGTGATCATCGCCGACGGGATCAACTCGACCACCCGCGACCTGCTCGAGACCGACACCACCAGGGTGGAGACCGGCTGGGGCGGCTGGGTGGTGTGGGCACCCGAGGACGAGTCGATGGACCTCGGGGAGGAACTCTGGGGAACCGACTTCTTTCTCGGCACCTACCCCGTGGCTGGCGCTATCGGCGTGTTCCTCGGCGGGGACGTGGAGGACACCGCGGCCGGGCCGGAAGCATTCGTGCAGGGGATACGTCGCCAGGTCCCCTCCCCTGGGCCGCGGGCAGAGGCAGCGCTCGAGGCAGTGCTTGCCGATCCCGACCCCTACTTCTGGCCGCTCGACGATGTGCGCGCCGACCGCTGGACCACCGGCCGCACCGTGCTGCTGGGCGATGCGGCCGCCGGATTCCTGCCCACCGCGGGCATCGGGGCAGGGATGGCGATGGAGTCGGCCTGGGTGCTGGCGCGGATGCTGGACCAGCCCGACGGCGGCTCCTCGACACCCGACCTGCTCACCTCGTTCGAGGCTCGCCAACGCCCCCGCGTGGAGGCCGCGCAGGACAACTCCCGCCAGCTGGCACGGCTGATGTTCCGGCGCAGCCGAGTCTGGGCCATCGTGCGGGACCTGGTGGTGCAGCGGGTCAGTGTGGCGACGGCGCTGGGCCCGATCCGGAAGTTGCTCGCCGACCTGCCGACCCCGGACGCCCGCGTGCCGTAG
- a CDS encoding TetR/AcrR family transcriptional regulator: MPTPLDRLDPERRAALVRAAADEFASAGLEGASLNRIIRACGMSKSSFYHLFDAKQDLVVLVIGDLTEQVRSGLEVPAPDSFAEKFWEVTEEFLSRLERDLVAHPDALLLGRLFYAAPPEGAQTGVVAEISAWVAQVLQIGREVGAVRTDLPAELQLGLVVAVLRTMDQWAVQALADEGTTAGLEVDVVLDALRRLLAP; encoded by the coding sequence ATGCCAACCCCGCTGGATCGCCTCGACCCGGAACGTCGAGCCGCACTCGTGCGGGCCGCGGCGGACGAGTTCGCGAGTGCCGGTCTCGAAGGTGCGTCGCTGAACCGGATCATCCGCGCATGCGGGATGAGCAAGAGCAGCTTCTATCACCTGTTCGACGCCAAGCAGGACCTGGTGGTTCTCGTGATCGGCGACCTGACCGAGCAGGTGCGGTCCGGATTGGAGGTTCCCGCGCCGGACTCCTTTGCCGAGAAATTCTGGGAGGTCACTGAAGAGTTCCTCTCGCGATTGGAACGCGACCTCGTTGCTCATCCCGACGCCCTCCTGCTGGGGCGCCTCTTCTATGCCGCCCCGCCCGAAGGTGCGCAGACCGGTGTGGTCGCCGAAATCTCGGCCTGGGTGGCCCAGGTGCTCCAGATCGGGCGAGAGGTAGGAGCCGTGCGAACCGACCTCCCTGCCGAGTTGCAGCTCGGGCTCGTGGTCGCGGTGCTGCGAACCATGGACCAGTGGGCGGTGCAGGCGCTCGCGGACGAGGGCACGACTGCCGGGCTTGAGGTGGACGTGGTTCTCGATGCGCTGCGGCGGCTGCTGGCACCGTGA
- a CDS encoding DUF4349 domain-containing protein — protein sequence MRRIRGILAVVAVAALAACSGGGADSTSSGGEMAGPQVEQEAAGDGASVADRDAAGRDVDQTGERQVITTAYATVVVDDPEVAATDLATLTSAVGGHVQSRSVHQGENTDEYRSLPSASMTLRVPSDELEGMLADLADLGDVREVSQDSEDVTRTLVDLDARISALETSTARLEEIMAGAATSAELIEAEAALSERQAELESLLSQREHLAEQVALSTLHVELTAEDLPEVTADGFLGGLQTGWQALVSFVSVLVVTVGVLLPWLVVLAIPAVLLLVIAKRRRRRNDTPTNPNNPEPVPNESA from the coding sequence ATGAGACGAATCAGGGGAATTCTGGCAGTGGTCGCCGTTGCCGCGCTGGCAGCCTGTTCGGGCGGTGGCGCCGACAGTACGAGCAGCGGCGGGGAGATGGCCGGACCGCAGGTGGAGCAGGAGGCGGCCGGTGACGGCGCCTCGGTCGCCGACCGAGATGCCGCCGGCCGCGACGTCGATCAGACCGGTGAGCGTCAGGTGATCACCACTGCCTACGCGACCGTCGTGGTGGACGATCCCGAGGTGGCGGCGACGGACCTGGCCACCCTGACCTCCGCCGTCGGGGGCCACGTGCAGAGCCGCTCGGTCCACCAGGGCGAGAACACCGACGAGTACCGAAGCCTGCCCTCGGCCAGCATGACACTACGGGTCCCGTCCGATGAGCTGGAAGGGATGCTTGCCGATCTCGCCGACCTCGGCGACGTGCGCGAGGTCTCCCAGGACAGTGAGGATGTCACCCGCACGCTCGTCGACCTGGACGCCCGGATCAGCGCCCTGGAGACCTCCACCGCACGGCTCGAGGAGATCATGGCCGGGGCCGCGACCAGTGCGGAGCTGATCGAGGCCGAGGCGGCACTGAGCGAGCGGCAGGCCGAGCTGGAGTCGCTGCTCTCCCAGCGCGAGCACCTGGCCGAGCAGGTGGCCCTGTCCACCCTGCACGTGGAACTGACGGCGGAAGACCTGCCGGAGGTCACCGCCGACGGCTTCCTCGGTGGCCTGCAGACCGGGTGGCAGGCTCTGGTCTCGTTCGTCAGCGTCCTCGTGGTGACCGTCGGGGTGCTGCTGCCGTGGCTGGTGGTGCTGGCCATCCCAGCAGTGCTTCTTCTGGTCATTGCCAAGCGGCGCCGTCGGAGGAACGACACCCCGACGAACCCGAACAACCCCGAGCCTGTGCCGAACGAGAGCGCCTGA